A window of Cryptomeria japonica chromosome 3, Sugi_1.0, whole genome shotgun sequence contains these coding sequences:
- the LOC131054409 gene encoding uncharacterized protein LOC131054409 gives MASPTKMICYILLGLIFVSTLIDGAVAEEKYYNGGHGGGGYGGGGHGSGGYGGGGHGGGGHGGYGGGGHGGGGHGGYGGGGHGGGRGGHGPPGHGHGPEN, from the coding sequence ATGGCGTCTCCTACGAAGATGATATGCTATATTTTGCTGGGCCTCATATTTGTATCGACCCTGATTGACGGTGCGGTGGCGGAAGAGAAGTATTATAATGGTGGGCACGGTGGTGGTGGGTATGGTGGTGGAGGTCATGGTAGTGGAGGGTATGGTGGTGGAGGTCATGGTGGCGGTGGACACGGTGGGTATGGCGGTGGAGGACATGGTGGTGGAGGGCACGGTGGGTATGGTGGTGGTGGGCATGGTGGTGGGAGAGGTGGGCACGGTCCTCCTGGCCATGGCCATGGACCTGAGAATTAA